From the genome of Clostridium sp. BNL1100, one region includes:
- a CDS encoding polyketide synthase, producing the protein MVKKLLDLDKTKSYDAFSEEDNLIKAISNRDIAIIGIACEFPKASDVDQYWEVLRNGVNCMSEFTGQRKLDTDNYLVMEGMSPDEIQYSKYAYIKEIDKFDYEFFHISPKEAQLMDPKQRMFLETAWKAIEDAGYGGKKIVGTRTGVYLGYCVEFDYEYKQFIEAVDPSQRYLSIPGNIKAIVASRISYILNLKGPSMTVDTTCSSSLVATHLACQAIRNEECEMAISGAIKIRYLPEDPKDAVNLGINSSDGITRTFDDYSDGVGSGEGVGAVLLKPLNKAIEDGDHIYAVIKGTAINQDGTTNGITAPNPAAQEEVIIRAWKDGKIDPETISYIEAHGTGTKLGDPIEIEGITRAFNNFTQRKQFCAVGSVKSNLGHLDDAAGIAGLIKTALVLDKKEIPPLLNFSRPNRAIDFTNSPVYINDRIVSLQTTGTKARCGISAFGFSGTNCHMVLEEAPQIEKRSQKNTEPVNILTISAKSKEALIRYVELYKDYFSEMTVEDLNNICFTVNTGRDHLNYRIAIVLDHDRSIKEKLDKIDSHRIRTNKSEGIFYGEHKIASLFNKSRQKDEISEEQRNELSDIANKNMDQFLSSNQLNTELVNDICEKYVQGANVEWEKLYGKGRNKRVRIPTYPFLKNRCWLDVENANPTNETNRNGVKNGRNNIDNRNVKKVNLSGRDNGIYTDTETSIAEVWAYVLGLKEINIFSSFFELGGDSLLAIQLKIQLGKTFNKEITLQSFFMNPTITELAEIINKDNSYADEEYEEFEF; encoded by the coding sequence ATGGTTAAAAAACTTTTAGATTTGGATAAAACTAAATCTTATGATGCCTTTAGCGAAGAAGATAATTTAATAAAAGCCATTTCAAACAGAGATATAGCTATTATCGGAATAGCTTGTGAGTTCCCTAAAGCATCCGATGTTGACCAGTATTGGGAAGTATTACGCAATGGCGTTAACTGTATGAGTGAGTTTACAGGACAAAGAAAGCTGGATACCGATAATTATCTTGTCATGGAAGGAATGTCCCCGGATGAAATTCAGTACTCAAAATATGCTTATATTAAAGAAATTGATAAATTTGACTACGAATTTTTTCATATATCCCCAAAGGAAGCTCAATTAATGGACCCAAAGCAGAGAATGTTTCTTGAAACTGCCTGGAAAGCTATTGAAGATGCTGGTTATGGTGGTAAGAAGATTGTTGGTACCAGAACAGGTGTGTACTTAGGCTATTGTGTTGAATTTGACTATGAATACAAACAGTTTATTGAAGCAGTTGATCCCTCACAACGTTATCTTTCTATCCCGGGAAATATAAAGGCTATCGTAGCAAGCAGAATTTCTTACATACTAAATCTAAAAGGCCCAAGTATGACTGTAGATACAACCTGTTCTTCATCTCTGGTAGCAACCCATCTGGCATGTCAGGCAATACGGAACGAAGAATGTGAAATGGCGATTTCAGGTGCCATAAAAATCAGATATCTTCCGGAAGACCCAAAGGATGCGGTAAATTTAGGGATAAATTCTTCCGACGGAATAACTAGAACTTTTGACGATTATTCAGATGGAGTAGGTTCAGGAGAAGGTGTTGGAGCTGTACTGTTAAAACCATTGAATAAAGCTATTGAAGATGGGGATCACATCTATGCAGTAATAAAGGGAACTGCCATAAATCAAGATGGAACAACTAATGGGATTACCGCCCCGAACCCTGCTGCCCAAGAAGAGGTTATAATCAGGGCATGGAAAGATGGTAAGATAGATCCTGAGACAATTTCCTATATTGAGGCTCACGGTACAGGAACAAAGCTAGGAGACCCAATTGAGATAGAGGGGATAACCAGGGCGTTTAATAATTTTACTCAGAGAAAGCAGTTTTGCGCAGTTGGATCAGTTAAATCAAATTTAGGCCATTTGGATGATGCAGCAGGGATAGCGGGTCTGATAAAAACCGCACTGGTTCTGGATAAAAAAGAAATCCCGCCTTTGCTCAATTTCAGCAGACCAAACCGTGCAATTGATTTTACAAACTCACCGGTTTACATAAATGACAGAATTGTCTCCCTCCAAACAACAGGCACAAAGGCCAGATGTGGAATCAGTGCGTTTGGATTCAGTGGGACAAACTGTCATATGGTTTTGGAGGAGGCTCCTCAGATAGAGAAGAGATCTCAAAAAAATACTGAACCGGTAAATATCCTTACAATTTCAGCAAAATCAAAAGAAGCACTTATAAGGTATGTGGAGTTGTACAAAGATTATTTTAGTGAAATGACTGTAGAGGATTTAAACAATATTTGCTTTACTGTAAATACAGGAAGAGATCATTTAAATTATAGAATAGCCATAGTGTTGGATCATGACCGGAGTATAAAAGAGAAACTAGATAAAATAGATTCACACAGAATCAGGACTAATAAAAGTGAAGGTATTTTTTATGGAGAACACAAGATTGCATCCCTCTTTAATAAGTCAAGACAAAAAGATGAAATAAGTGAAGAGCAAAGAAATGAACTTAGTGATATTGCAAATAAAAACATGGATCAGTTCTTAAGTAGTAACCAACTCAATACGGAACTTGTTAATGACATATGTGAGAAATATGTACAGGGTGCTAATGTTGAGTGGGAAAAATTATATGGAAAAGGAAGAAATAAAAGAGTCAGGATACCTACATATCCATTTCTTAAGAACAGGTGCTGGTTGGATGTTGAAAACGCAAATCCGACCAATGAGACAAATCGAAATGGAGTTAAAAACGGACGCAATAACATTGATAACCGAAATGTCAAAAAAGTTAATTTATCCGGCCGTGACAACGGAATATATACCGATACTGAAACTAGCATTGCTGAAGTCTGGGCTTATGTTTTGGGACTAAAGGAAATTAATATTTTCAGCAGTTTTTTTGAATTAGGCGGAGATTCGTTGTTAGCTATTCAACTAAAAATTCAGTTGGGAAAAACATTTAACAAGGAAATAACCCTGCAGAGCTTCTTTATGAATCCTACCATAACGGAATTAGCCGAAATAATTAATAAAGATAATTCATACGCTGATGAAGAATATGAAGAATTTGAATTTTAA
- the fabD gene encoding ACP S-malonyltransferase, with protein sequence MNKIAFLFPGQGSQYTGMGKNLCDAYSIARETFEEANDTLGFDLQKLCFEGDPEELAKTENTQPAILTLSVAQFRVYKQELCIEPDYCAGHSLGELSALTCAGAIEFSDAVKIVRQRGRFMQKAVPVGIGAMAAVTGISRREIEEEYGINSGESRVVVIANYNSPEQIVISGHMDAVNLTAENLKAKGAKIIPLKVSAPFHSPLMNPAAEEMREELKKYKFGELKYPVISNVSARPYISKESIPENLKSQIISPVRWQESMEFLQRCGVEVVVEMGPKTVLKNLAKRNTPDILAYAYDNNEDVSSLTDKLRPQNCDNKDSRLKLIVRCLAIAVCTKNRNWDNDEYAAGVVEPYRKVQELLAKLEGNNMEPSLEQLTEALRMLKTVLITKKTDIKEQEERFKQIFDETGLGYLFGDADFQ encoded by the coding sequence ATGAACAAAATTGCTTTTTTATTTCCGGGACAAGGATCCCAATATACTGGGATGGGGAAAAATCTCTGTGATGCCTACTCTATAGCAAGAGAAACTTTTGAAGAGGCAAATGATACTTTAGGATTTGACCTTCAAAAGTTGTGTTTTGAAGGAGACCCCGAAGAACTGGCAAAAACTGAAAACACACAGCCTGCTATTTTAACATTAAGTGTTGCACAATTCCGGGTATACAAGCAAGAATTGTGCATAGAGCCTGATTATTGTGCCGGACACAGCCTTGGAGAACTATCAGCTTTGACATGTGCAGGGGCTATTGAATTCTCGGATGCTGTAAAAATTGTAAGACAACGCGGCAGGTTTATGCAAAAGGCAGTACCTGTTGGTATAGGTGCTATGGCAGCAGTTACAGGCATAAGCAGAAGAGAGATTGAAGAAGAGTACGGAATAAATTCCGGTGAATCAAGAGTAGTAGTTATAGCGAACTATAATTCACCTGAACAGATTGTTATCTCAGGCCATATGGATGCGGTGAACCTCACTGCGGAGAACCTCAAGGCAAAAGGCGCAAAAATAATACCGTTAAAAGTAAGTGCACCTTTCCACAGCCCTTTAATGAATCCTGCGGCAGAGGAGATGAGGGAAGAATTAAAAAAGTATAAATTCGGTGAACTAAAGTATCCTGTTATATCAAACGTATCCGCAAGACCGTATATTTCAAAGGAGAGCATACCTGAGAACCTGAAATCGCAAATAATAAGTCCTGTAAGGTGGCAGGAATCCATGGAGTTCCTGCAAAGATGCGGAGTTGAGGTTGTTGTTGAAATGGGGCCTAAAACAGTACTAAAGAATCTGGCAAAAAGGAATACACCAGACATATTGGCATATGCCTATGACAACAATGAAGATGTTTCCTCTTTGACAGATAAGCTTAGACCCCAAAATTGTGATAATAAAGACTCAAGATTAAAACTTATAGTCAGGTGTCTTGCAATAGCAGTATGTACCAAAAACAGGAATTGGGACAACGATGAATATGCAGCAGGTGTTGTTGAGCCATACCGGAAAGTACAGGAATTACTGGCGAAACTGGAAGGCAACAATATGGAACCCTCCCTTGAACAATTGACAGAAGCACTAAGGATGCTAAAAACAGTGCTTATTACAAAGAAGACTGATATTAAGGAACAAGAAGAAAGATTTAAGCAAATATTTGACGAAACCGGTCTGGGATATCTTTTCGGGGACGCTGATTTTCAGTAG